The nucleotide sequence GTTAACTATTTTTGTGTTGAAATGAGGTGGTAGCCCATAACGCAGAACCGATTCGACGTATATTCTCAATGCTTTGATGTGGAACCAGTTGATGAAGATGTCTGCGTAGGCTGTTTTTGCTAATctaatcaattgaattttcaGAGAGTGTTCCAGTTTTGCAGCTGAATCATGTTCCTTCTTTAGTTGGTCGATCAGTTCTTCTGAGTAGTTGAACTCACGTGGGATGTACTTGCGCTCTCGTGCGGCTatgttaaatttatttactgATTTCTTGAACAAATGGACGTTGTAAAGAATATATTCTGCATCCTTTGCAATGACAGTAGCGGAGCTTGGCACAATATTATCGGCCAATTTCTCGTAATTTTCCTGGAAATCGTCTTTCAAAGTCTTTGGCACAGCCACTAAGATAGTGGTCAAATGTTCACTATTCAGGATGAAATCCTCGGGTTTCACTATATCGTGAAGCGATCTCACCGAAAGATCCCCCGTCTTCTTCCTCTCGGCAGCTTGTAAACTAGTCTTTGAATTGTTGTAGTTTGTGTAGGTAGCCCTCACGTCGTTGTCTAGTTGTTGTGATTCGGTCGAGATTGCATCAGCAAGCTCTTTAACTGATTTATCCAGTCTATATTTCCTTGTCTCCCATTGGAAGTTTGACAAGTAACTGTAAACATTGACGTTTCCAATGGAGATAGTCTTGAACGCATTTGTGTTTGTCTCTTGGAAATTCGACAAGATTTCAACGATCTTATTGACAGAGTTAGCCATATTGGTATCCATTTTAGTTAACTCTTCGGAATCCACTATTAAATTGTCTAAGGAaccaattttaaattcaggaataataaaattattgatattacaAGAGCCATCCAATAGGGAGCTTTCTAACCATTGGTTGGTGTCCCTAGAACCTGCACCATTTGCAGGTTTAGCGTTCAACGGCAAGGAGAGTAATATAAACTCATTAGAAAGTGACATTTTCGATTAGCAACTTCAGACAATAGAGTATTCAGTGTAAGGATGTAACAGTTTTCCTTTTAAAACCTCAAGGCCCagaatcaaaatcaaaaaaccTAGCGAGATGGAATACGGAATGGTCAAAAGAGAACAGTAATCAAAGTAAATAAGTCACATATAACGCATagtataaatatacataGAGAGAGAAAGGTTGTTTAATGGTTTAAAGTAGTTGTTATTCATTAAATGGTAAGGTTTCTTGTTCAAACCTTTCCTCATTATGAAAGAGTTGGCTGCTTAAACTTGTTGCAATGCCCGTAATCACTCCCAACGATGTGTGTGGGCTTCTGAGAAACAAATCTtgaaaagtgaaaaattatttttgcgatgagatgagatgaggTCTAAGAATTAATACTCACTCTCTCTGTCTTTAGAAAAGTTTAAAAGATGTAAAGGATTCAATTTAGTTAATGGTTCCGTGCTTTATATGTGAATGTGGTTTATTTGCCAAATATTTTGGTGGATTCTGTTTTTTGTTGAGTTAAAAATCGAGAACAAGAGCCGTTGACGATACCCTGTATACACgcagatatatatatgtatatactGAAAAATGGCATCCAATTCTCTTGAGGAACGTTTAAGAAATAATTCCAATGCTTTTGATGGTCTGTTGGCGTTGATTCCTGCTAAGTATTATTACGATGAGAAAACCCAAGACCAGTGGAAGGCTAAGAAGAAGAGCAAGAAGCAGAGTAAGGAGGATAAGGTGAAGAAGCTGGACCCGGAGAATTCTGGGAGTGGCGATGAGGGTGTCACTGCTTTGGATGCTAAGATACAGAGAGATAAAGATGCTAAGCCTGTGGTGCTTCCAGGTGAGAAGTTCAAGATGCAGAAGATAAAGGCCGCCAGGGACCAAGAGAAGAAGGAACAGAAAGAGCAAGAGCACGAATTAGAGCTGGAGCAAGAAGGTGACGAGGAGTTGGATGTTGTGTTCGATGATGAAGGAAATGAGGTACAGGATTCAGTTGCCGCAACTCTGCAGACCCAGATACAAgctaaagaagaaaagacaCAAGAATTCGAGGCTGTGAAATCCCAAAAGCAACAGCAAATCGAAGCATTGAGAGCTAAATTGCagaataaaattaaagaaatgaaACAGAAGAGGAAAGCTCCTGGTTCAAATGTCCAAGGAGCCCCATCTTCAAGAGAAGCTATACTGCTACAGAGAAAACGTAAACTTGATActaaaaaatcaaagaaaGATCAGCAAGCTCAGGAGGCCGACTCGGACGCCTCCAACTCTTCCGATGACGATGATGTCAATGGCGATATTGATAACGATATCGTTTTGCCAAACAAGAAAACTAAACTGGACGGCGATTTGACTAAGGATATCATGTTCcaaaatattgtatttGATGACGGTGATAAAGCCACTTCAGATTTACAAAGAATAAGAAAAGCAACTAAAAAGAACGGTCCATCAAGAAATGATTTCAGAGcacatttgaaaatattagagacaaaaaaatcaaaattggAATCCAAAGACGAATTAGATCAGATCAGATTaaaggaaaaagaaaaatggcAAAAGACTATGCTACAAGCAGAAGGTGTGAAGCTGAAGAATGACGAAAAAATGCTGCGTAAAGCtataaagaaaaaggaGTCAAAGAAGAGGAAATCTGCAAACGAATGGAATGAACGTAAGAGAGCCGTCGAAGCAACCATCTCAGAAAGAACTAAGagaagagaagaaaatttacaaattagaaaagataacaaaaataaaaagagatCTAAACAGCAGAAAATGAAACGTAAATATACAGGTTCAGTTAAACCAAATCTACCGAAAAAGCAGAAGCGAGCTGGATTTGAAGGTAGTTTGAAGTCTagtaaaaaaaaatagtacCTTAATCGTTAACATTCCTCGAGAATAAAAAGTATAAGAAGTTTTGCCATattatctatttattttctttagaTTTGCTACATCACACTAGCCTCCATAATTACtataatatgtatatataataactctaaagatttataataaatgataaaatacATTATATCGACGACTGCATTTACAGTTCCATTAAAACCACTTAGCTACTTGAGATTGCATGGATCATCAAATTGACttgatttaaaatatatatcataatGTAAACTGCATTTAGGATTAAATGCTGCATTGCAATTAGGGCACGATAACCCCTTATGCTTAGCATCAGAATCACGATACAGTTGAAAAGtcatttcatttttacAAACACCACAGATAACAACCTTTGTGTTCGATTCTGCGTCAATATCATAGCGTTGAATAGGGTGGTCTGCAGTTTCTTCATGACAACTGTGACAACAATAGTAGGAATCACAACATTTAAACTTAAATGCTATAACATCGAGTTCAGAATTCCAATGAATGCATCGAGATTGGTCATCCACCATGAGACCCTTGATATAGGGATCAGTCATCACCAAGTATTAACTTAAACCACTGGTAAGTTCTTTGAGCTCTGTGATCTAAATGAACTACATAGAGGTCAATTGGCtatcaataaatatgattcatatatagtttttttatatttagtaTTTAATCTGAGGTTGTTAAACTTTCAAATCTGTTTCTGGGCACggaaatattaaaatggtAAACCCACAAATAAACAGAAGTGAGATTTAAACTGTTAATGTTAGATACAAACGTAACATCATTGAGATCAATAATACCAAGATTTAGTAGCTAGTTAAAAATGTTACTATTAAGATTAATGGAAGTGATGCcttaaataaatgaaattaagCTATCATTTATCTATAACtattttgtaatataaaacaatatttatatagataAATAATAGTCTTGTGTGCTTACGTGTTTGTTTATGCATGGttgaatatctttatttctttttgaatGCAAAAGTGATTATATTATACCACTCTTTTTAAAGTTTTGTTGAATAATTAAGTCAGTGACGGCACTTAAAACAAATTTCATTGTCTCAGTGTCAGTAGCACATGTCCTTTTTACATAAATTGGCTTATTAGTTTTGTTTAGAcctaaaaatatattttcaaaatactTGATACCTTCTTTGCTGTCTCCTAGTTTACCTTGATAGCTAGGGAAATATTTTCTGATTGGGACTCTTTTAACCTTCTCTTCGAATAAATCTGTCTTGTTTAAAAACAGAATAAATGGAGTATCGCGGAACCATTGAGAGTTCACTAAAGTGTTGAACAGCATTATCGATTCATGCATTCTATTTActttttcatcttcaaataGCATTTGATCGTATTCACTTAAAGCCACTATAAAACATACCGCACTTATTCCTTGGAAACAGTGAATCcatttctttctttcaGATCTTTGACCACCTGCATCGaaaactttaaatttagaagAACCGATGTTGAAATCAGTTTCCGTGATACCAGTTGTCTTAATCCTCCCTTTCAGTATATCTTCATTTGTACAAACGTATTTTTCTTGTGCAAATTTCTTGATGTTGTCAAAGTAGTATGACGATGAGCCTTCCAATTGGAATTCATTAGCCCTCCCAAAACATTGCTGTATGCCGCTGTCTTCTTTCCATAGTTTCTCAATGGCCATTGCAATCACATCATTTTTAGAGCATGAAGTAGGCGACTTAGATTTTGTAGATGCATCGCACTTGATGGCGATGAACATCTGGTCGTCTCCAGAATCGCTTAAATCCTTTGATATTTCCTCGTAATCGAAATCCGAGCTATGTTTCTCTAACAACTCAGTCTCTACGTCGATATCCAATGCTTGGGCTTCACCAGTACTCTCGATTCTTCTCTTCTTCTCTTGCCTTTCAGAATACTTCAAGACGTAGTCATTCAAGAATCTTGACCCCCCTGCCACAGATGCATCGATAGTTTCCAGAGTATTTGTGTTCAATATGACTCTCTTACATTCGAATAACTCTCTATTTTTCTCTGGATCATCGCAATCCAGAGATATGCCCAGTCTTCTTGCCTGTAtgattaatattttcattgattGAAGTGCGTCTGCCCAAATTACTTGAGCGTATTGCAATCTCTCCTGATGAGAAAAGCCACCATGATGCAATAAATTCAACTGTTTCAAAACGGTACTCTTACCAGATTCACCAGCACCCAGTAGCAATAATCTCACTTGGTTCTTCTCTTTCTGCTTGTCCATCAGCAACTGCTTCTCAATAGCATCGTTGTTCCTCCTACTCTGCAGAAATTCATCCTCATAGTCGTCGTACGCCGACGTGCTTGCTGTACAACCCATACTAAATATTACTTATCGATATAATCTCTTGTTCAATAGACTGCATCGAaaacaacaagaaaaaaagaacaaataCACAGCCAAACAAAACATTTCAGTCAATTTCCCACTCTGACCAAAAGCACCggtatatttatatcacAAACTGATAAACGATCGATTGTCATTCATTAATCcatcaattgaaaagttttcTGGCCCCATACTCAAAATAACAGGAGCAAGCAACCATTCATGCTGTAATTACCTAAAAAGGAAGCTCTTTTCGAAACCTGAAACAGTCTGAGACATTAAGAGAGTTGACCTTAACAAAGTTTTCGAGACAGAGAGACAGAGAGACAGACACAAGAAATCCGATTCTTCCTGCTCCAAGAGCTTCATCCGCACGGAAGAACCCAGATCTCACAATGCCGAGAATGTGATGACGACAACGAGATCTGAAACAGAAAGTTTGAAAAACTTGAAACACTTTTTAACATGACTCTGACATAAAAAAAGGAGATTGCATTAAAAGCAAAGGAAGGATAGAGCTTGTTGTTTGTTGGCTATTGCAGACGCACCGTGCAATTGAGACCCTCACTCGGAATCTTAAATGTTCGTAGTTAAGATGATGGTGATATGTGTTTTTTATTcgtatatttatatatgctCTTGGGTATGGGTGTTTTCTTTCAATCGAAGCGTAGTTTGACCGATGGTTGATCTGTTTCAGAAATGTGAGGTTCTGTGTCAATCTTTTTGCTTCAGTTTCTACAACTCTTGTTCTatgtgttttttttttggcTTATAATTTGTAACTTTTAGGATTTCGGTGGTCCCTGCGCGGTTTTCTAGttgtttttctttcctTTTTAGGCTCTTTGCTCTCTCGACACATTGAAATTTGGAAAGTTTCATTTGTTAAGTACAACCTGAGATACAATTCTGATTAGTAATTATGTAAAAGTTTAAAACGACCTGCACATTAAGGATACGGtttcttattattacaaaCACACACGTAAGAGACCagtataaaaatatcaataactTTTGACTGCTTAACAAAACTTCTTATACACTATTTTGGTGACTATGGGGGACgataattcaaaagataAATCTACAAGCAGTTCATGGATGGGATACATTTGGAATACGGGGGGTTCAACAACACAGGGAATGGCGACTGTTGATGAGCAATCGAAGTGTCCGGTCAACCATGggaatattataaaaccAAATGTGGGTGGATGTCCCGTTGATCATCCAAACATCAAGGTCATGCCTCCTGATGCAAAATGCCCTGTTGATGACGATGCTAGAAAAATATGGTTGCAGAAACAAGCTCTACAGCCTGCACTGCTACATGATGTAGAATGCTCTTCGGATGAAATTCCACAGACTCCTGTATACAAGACAGACGTGAAGTTACCAGATGAACGAGAAGTATCTTCCATCCCAAGAACAGGTCATGGTTCTAATTGGATTTATCCTTCAGAAAAACAGTTTTACGAAGCCATGATTCGCAAGAAGTGGAACCCAGAGGCAGATGATATGAAAACAGTCGTGCCATTGCATAACTCAGTGAACGAAAGAGTATGGAACTGCATTAAGAATTGGGAAACCGcagaagaaaatgatttgAAACTAACAAGTTTTAAAGGTGATGCCAAGAAAGTCACACCAAGAGCGTGGATTAGAAGCAATATTTTAGGCTTATCTAAACCATTCGATAGACACGACTGGACTATCAATAGAAATGGTAAAGAAATCGATTATGTTATCGATTTTTATAGCactgatgatgatgacgGCAAAAAGAATCCAAATGCTACTCCTTCAATATACTTAGATGTTCGTCCAAAGTTGAACAGTATTGAAGGAATCAAGATGAGAGTGATGAAGTCTCTAGCATTTCAAAAAAACGAATAATAGTGAACACATTGATATGAGCCTGTATATACgattaaatattcaaacaatatattacaCCGATATAATCCACACCAAATAACTAAAGTTataacaattttttattagcTACAGTTAACTTATTTGTATGTAGTTATTTACTATATGTACATGAATTATGATAGTGTACTCtcgaaaaatataaatgaagtGTAATACTTGCAAAACTAGACGAGAGCTAGAAAGCTAATGTATCAAGGCGCATTGACTCCCACTACTAATTAGATTTTAGAACCATTATTGCCAAATGTTTGACCCATTTTTTGCATGTTCTCACCAACTTTAACGTTAGCTTCAAAATACTTAGCAACACATCTATCTAAACAGCTAGCTTCGTTCTTATCCAAAGCACCATCGGCATAGTTGGTGCTTATACATTTCTTATGACAGTTATCCACTAGTTTATTGAACATATCAGTGACTAAATCTAATTCCGATTCAgcattttgaattttttgttctGATGTTAATTGTGGTTGGCCACCTCCTAATCCGAATAAAGACATGTTTAGTGAATATAATGAACTTAATGGGTTGTCTTTTTAAACATAACAAATACTGCaattatacaataaattacaTGATTGAACTGTCTATGctttataaatatacttaattgttttaaatgaataacTATAACTGGTCAgattgtaaataaatttaatttcaatattagtTAAAAAATTCTAAAGCGAAGTTTATTGTTAAGGCGGTGAATGGAAGGAAAAGGCGTTTA is from Tetrapisispora phaffii CBS 4417 chromosome 14, complete genome and encodes:
- the RRP14 gene encoding ribosome biosynthesis protein RRP14 (similar to Saccharomyces cerevisiae RRP14 (YKL082C); ancestral locus Anc_2.636) codes for the protein MASNSLEERLRNNSNAFDGLLALIPAKYYYDEKTQDQWKAKKKSKKQSKEDKVKKLDPENSGSGDEGVTALDAKIQRDKDAKPVVLPGEKFKMQKIKAARDQEKKEQKEQEHELELEQEGDEELDVVFDDEGNEVQDSVAATLQTQIQAKEEKTQEFEAVKSQKQQQIEALRAKLQNKIKEMKQKRKAPGSNVQGAPSSREAILLQRKRKLDTKKSKKDQQAQEADSDASNSSDDDDVNGDIDNDIVLPNKKTKLDGDLTKDIMFQNIVFDDGDKATSDLQRIRKATKKNGPSRNDFRAHLKILETKKSKLESKDELDQIRLKEKEKWQKTMLQAEGVKLKNDEKMLRKAIKKKESKKRKSANEWNERKRAVEATISERTKRREENLQIRKDNKNKKRSKQQKMKRKYTGSVKPNLPKKQKRAGFEGSLKSSKKK
- the TIM10 gene encoding protein transporter TIM10 (similar to Saccharomyces cerevisiae MRS11 (YHR005C-A); ancestral locus Anc_2.645) — translated: MSLFGLGGGQPQLTSEQKIQNAESELDLVTDMFNKLVDNCHKKCISTNYADGALDKNEASCLDRCVAKYFEANVKVGENMQKMGQTFGNNGSKI
- the HOT13 gene encoding Hot13p (similar to Saccharomyces cerevisiae HOT13 (YKL084W); ancestral locus Anc_2.640) — protein: MTDPYIKGLMVDDQSRCIHWNSELDVIAFKFKCCDSYYCCHSCHEETADHPIQRYDIDAESNTKVVICGVCKNEMTFQLYRDSDAKHKGLSCPNCNAAFNPKCSLHYDIYFKSSQFDDPCNLK
- the CYT2 gene encoding cytochrome c1 heme lyase CYT2 (similar to Saccharomyces cerevisiae CYT2 (YKL087C); ancestral locus Anc_2.644), whose product is MGDDNSKDKSTSSSWMGYIWNTGGSTTQGMATVDEQSKCPVNHGNIIKPNVGGCPVDHPNIKVMPPDAKCPVDDDARKIWLQKQALQPALLHDVECSSDEIPQTPVYKTDVKLPDEREVSSIPRTGHGSNWIYPSEKQFYEAMIRKKWNPEADDMKTVVPLHNSVNERVWNCIKNWETAEENDLKLTSFKGDAKKVTPRAWIRSNILGLSKPFDRHDWTINRNGKEIDYVIDFYSTDDDDGKKNPNATPSIYLDVRPKLNSIEGIKMRVMKSLAFQKNE
- the VMA5 gene encoding H(+)-transporting V1 sector ATPase subunit C (similar to Saccharomyces cerevisiae VMA5 (YKL080W); ancestral locus Anc_2.634) is translated as MSLSNEFILLSLPLNAKPANGAGSRDTNQWLESSLLDGSCNINNFIIPEFKIGSLDNLIVDSEELTKMDTNMANSVNKIVEILSNFQETNTNAFKTISIGNVNVYSYLSNFQWETRKYRLDKSVKELADAISTESQQLDNDVRATYTNYNNSKTSLQAAERKKTGDLSVRSLHDIVKPEDFILNSEHLTTILVAVPKTLKDDFQENYEKLADNIVPSSATVIAKDAEYILYNVHLFKKSVNKFNIAARERKYIPREFNYSEELIDQLKKEHDSAAKLEHSLKIQLIRLAKTAYADIFINWFHIKALRIYVESVLRYGLPPHFNTKIVNVPPKQLTKCKNELISSFGYLSGNAFAKDKKGNINHQDTSLNQYATIVDTEYEPFVLYEVTLL
- the GPA1 gene encoding guanine nucleotide-binding protein subunit alpha (similar to Saccharomyces cerevisiae GPA1 (YHR005C); ancestral locus Anc_2.643); the encoded protein is MGCTASTSAYDDYEDEFLQSRRNNDAIEKQLLMDKQKEKNQVRLLLLGAGESGKSTVLKQLNLLHHGGFSHQERLQYAQVIWADALQSMKILIIQARRLGISLDCDDPEKNRELFECKRVILNTNTLETIDASVAGGSRFLNDYVLKYSERQEKKRRIESTGEAQALDIDVETELLEKHSSDFDYEEISKDLSDSGDDQMFIAIKCDASTKSKSPTSCSKNDVIAMAIEKLWKEDSGIQQCFGRANEFQLEGSSSYYFDNIKKFAQEKYVCTNEDILKGRIKTTGITETDFNIGSSKFKVFDAGGQRSERKKWIHCFQGISAVCFIVALSEYDQMLFEDEKVNRMHESIMLFNTLVNSQWFRDTPFILFLNKTDLFEEKVKRVPIRKYFPSYQGKLGDSKEGIKYFENIFLGLNKTNKPIYVKRTCATDTETMKFVLSAVTDLIIQQNFKKSGII